From one Salinibacterium hongtaonis genomic stretch:
- a CDS encoding DEAD/DEAH box helicase, with protein sequence MTSPDSTPQSEAEPAAVTTTFSDLGLSDAVLKALKDVGYETPSAIQAATIPPLLEGRDVVGLAQTGTGKTAAFALPILSRLDISQKTPQALVLAPTRELALQVCEAFEKYAAHLRGVHVLPVYGGQGYGVQLSALRRGVHVVVGTPGRIMDHLEKGTLDLSELKYLVLDEADEMLKMGFAEDVETILADTPDDKQVALFSATMPAQIRRISAKYLHDPEEITVKNKTTTSVNTTQRYLMVSYPQKVDALTRILEVENFEGMIVFTRTKNETETLAEKLRARGYAAAAINGDVAQAQRERTVEQLKSGKLDILVATDVAARGLDVERISHVVNFDIPIDTESYVHRIGRTGRAGRSGAAISFVTPRERRLLTAIERATRQPLTQMQLPSVEDVNVTRLTRFDDAITEALSQTERISTFRDIIGHYVKHHDVPEADVAAALAIVSQGETPLLLDPKAERPQRAERETRTWDRDEKPERRARNSDSSLAPYRLEVGKRHKVEPRQIVGALANEGGLSRNDFGAIKIFPDFSIVELPADLPRATLDKLSDTRISGKLIEIRADRGPGARRSDRSERPARSSYGDRPSYDDRPARKPRND encoded by the coding sequence ATGACGTCCCCCGATAGCACCCCACAGAGCGAGGCAGAACCTGCCGCTGTGACCACCACTTTTTCCGATCTCGGACTCTCCGACGCCGTGCTCAAAGCACTTAAGGATGTCGGATACGAGACCCCGTCGGCCATTCAGGCCGCCACGATCCCCCCGCTTCTCGAAGGCCGCGATGTCGTAGGACTCGCCCAGACGGGAACCGGTAAGACCGCAGCATTTGCGCTGCCCATCCTCTCCCGCCTCGACATCTCGCAGAAGACCCCGCAGGCCCTCGTGCTCGCCCCCACCCGCGAGCTCGCCCTACAGGTGTGTGAAGCGTTCGAGAAGTACGCTGCGCACCTCCGCGGCGTACACGTGCTGCCCGTCTATGGCGGTCAAGGCTACGGCGTGCAGCTTTCTGCCCTTCGCCGCGGTGTGCACGTTGTTGTCGGCACCCCTGGTCGCATCATGGACCACCTGGAAAAGGGCACCCTCGACCTCTCCGAGCTCAAGTACCTTGTGCTCGACGAGGCCGACGAGATGCTCAAGATGGGCTTCGCCGAAGATGTCGAGACGATTCTCGCCGACACCCCGGACGACAAGCAGGTCGCACTCTTCTCGGCCACCATGCCGGCCCAGATCCGCCGCATCTCCGCCAAGTACCTGCACGACCCCGAAGAGATCACGGTCAAGAACAAGACCACGACCTCCGTCAACACGACACAGCGCTACCTGATGGTGTCGTACCCGCAGAAGGTCGACGCCCTCACGCGCATCCTCGAGGTCGAGAACTTCGAGGGCATGATCGTCTTCACCCGCACCAAGAACGAGACCGAGACTCTCGCCGAGAAGCTGAGGGCCCGCGGATACGCTGCGGCCGCCATCAACGGAGACGTGGCCCAGGCACAGCGTGAGCGCACGGTGGAGCAGCTCAAGTCGGGCAAGCTCGACATTTTGGTGGCGACGGACGTTGCCGCCCGCGGTCTTGACGTCGAGCGCATCAGCCACGTCGTCAACTTCGATATCCCTATCGACACAGAGTCGTACGTTCATCGCATCGGACGCACGGGTCGCGCTGGTCGTAGCGGCGCCGCAATCAGCTTCGTAACGCCTCGTGAGCGACGCCTGCTCACGGCGATCGAGCGGGCAACGCGCCAGCCGCTCACCCAGATGCAGCTGCCGAGCGTCGAGGACGTCAACGTCACGCGCCTTACCCGGTTCGACGACGCCATCACGGAAGCGCTGTCGCAGACAGAGCGCATCTCCACGTTCCGCGACATCATCGGGCACTACGTCAAGCACCACGATGTGCCAGAAGCGGATGTTGCTGCCGCACTGGCCATCGTCTCCCAGGGCGAGACTCCCCTGCTTCTCGACCCCAAGGCGGAGCGTCCGCAGCGCGCCGAGCGAGAGACCCGCACCTGGGACCGCGACGAAAAGCCTGAGCGTCGTGCGCGCAACTCCGATTCGTCGCTCGCGCCCTACCGTCTTGAGGTGGGCAAGCGTCACAAGGTTGAGCCCCGGCAGATCGTGGGCGCCCTCGCCAATGAGGGTGGCCTCAGCCGCAACGACTTTGGTGCGATCAAGATCTTTCCCGACTTCTCGATCGTTGAGCTGCCGGCCGATCTACCCCGAGCGACGCTGGATAAGCTCAGCGATACCCGCATCAGCGGCAAGCTGATCGAGATTCGGGCCGACCGCGGCCCGGGTGCACGTCGCTCCGATCGCAGCGAACGCCCCGCTCGCTCCTCGTATGGAGACCGCCCCTCCTATGACGATCGGCCGGCTCGCAAGCCTCGTAACGACTAG
- a CDS encoding ArsR/SmtB family transcription factor: MVVDSVRGAEIDRIFQALADATRRDIVTRAANGEHSVSSLARRYDMSLAAVQKHVAVLERADLIVKKRKGREQIVQPNPHAFRRARDLLDSYEALWRHRVEAIDDILAQE, from the coding sequence ATGGTTGTAGATAGCGTGCGTGGTGCCGAGATCGACCGCATCTTCCAGGCCCTGGCGGATGCGACTCGCCGCGACATCGTCACGAGAGCGGCGAATGGCGAACACTCTGTGTCGTCGCTCGCTCGGCGTTATGACATGAGCCTCGCGGCAGTGCAGAAGCATGTTGCCGTGCTGGAGCGAGCCGATCTCATAGTCAAGAAACGCAAGGGACGTGAGCAGATTGTTCAGCCCAATCCGCACGCCTTTCGGCGGGCGCGGGACCTGCTCGATTCTTATGAAGCTCTCTGGCGTCACCGGGTAGAGGCCATCGACGACATTCTCGCCCAGGAGTAA
- a CDS encoding SRPBCC family protein gives MPVVSSNKDVEKHSLTFVAEFSAPVERVWQVWQDPRQLERWWGPPSWPATFVRHEFAPGGESRYFMTGPTGERAGGWWRIESVEPPNRFSVIDGFAAEDGEPDPDMPQSRMEVTLEAVAGGTKMTVVGTYATAEEFEKVAAMGMEQGMTLALGQIDELLAVKFA, from the coding sequence ATGCCAGTAGTCAGCTCGAACAAAGATGTCGAAAAGCACTCCCTCACCTTCGTTGCCGAGTTCTCAGCGCCCGTAGAGCGCGTGTGGCAAGTGTGGCAAGACCCGCGCCAGCTCGAGCGCTGGTGGGGGCCGCCATCGTGGCCAGCAACGTTTGTGCGGCACGAATTCGCACCAGGCGGTGAATCCCGGTACTTCATGACGGGCCCGACGGGGGAGCGGGCGGGGGGTTGGTGGCGAATCGAGAGCGTCGAGCCCCCGAACCGTTTCTCGGTGATCGATGGTTTCGCGGCAGAAGACGGTGAGCCAGACCCTGACATGCCTCAGAGCCGCATGGAGGTCACGCTCGAAGCAGTTGCGGGCGGTACCAAGATGACCGTAGTTGGCACCTACGCCACCGCCGAAGAGTTCGAGAAGGTCGCGGCCATGGGCATGGAGCAAGGCATGACGCTGGCCCTCGGCCAGATTGATGAGCTCCTCGCCGTAAAGTTCGCATAA
- a CDS encoding nucleoside hydrolase, protein MNLTRMIIDCDPGLDDALALLLAHADPSVVIEAVTTVGGNVALADTTRNALELREYLGFTDVPVAAGAAGPLEGEVRNAAEVHGSGGLGSVVLPAAALPLDERDAVTLIIDLLRSNPGEIDLVAIGPLTNIALALRAEPRVAQWAKSFVIMGGSYTRGNTTPAAEFNVYADPAAAAEVFAADWQVVMVGLDLTLQARVTGAIKDRMLELGTLGTELVVPLSTFWADPLDPDWGGQAVHDVCAIAYVTHPELFRSTPARVDVETQGVFTAGMTVTNFRSPNPNAIVPTELDVDGFWDMVLAHYSAAAQAH, encoded by the coding sequence ATGAACTTGACCAGGATGATCATCGACTGCGACCCAGGGCTCGATGATGCTCTCGCCCTCCTCCTTGCCCACGCAGATCCCTCCGTGGTGATCGAAGCCGTAACAACGGTCGGGGGAAACGTGGCACTCGCCGACACGACCCGCAACGCACTTGAGTTGCGGGAATACCTGGGATTCACCGACGTTCCGGTCGCTGCGGGCGCTGCTGGCCCGCTCGAGGGCGAGGTGAGAAACGCCGCCGAGGTCCACGGATCGGGCGGCCTCGGCTCGGTCGTTCTTCCCGCCGCAGCACTCCCGCTGGACGAACGCGATGCCGTGACCCTCATCATCGACCTGCTGCGCAGCAACCCGGGCGAGATCGACCTCGTCGCTATCGGCCCGCTCACGAATATCGCCCTTGCCCTCCGCGCTGAGCCGAGGGTCGCCCAGTGGGCCAAGTCGTTTGTGATCATGGGAGGCTCGTACACGCGAGGCAACACGACGCCAGCGGCCGAGTTCAACGTCTATGCCGATCCTGCCGCGGCTGCGGAGGTTTTCGCCGCCGACTGGCAGGTCGTGATGGTGGGGCTCGATCTCACGCTGCAGGCGAGGGTCACCGGCGCCATCAAGGACCGCATGCTCGAGCTCGGCACTCTCGGTACTGAGCTCGTCGTCCCGCTCTCCACGTTTTGGGCCGACCCGCTCGACCCCGACTGGGGTGGCCAGGCGGTGCACGATGTCTGTGCGATCGCCTATGTCACGCATCCGGAGCTCTTCCGCAGCACGCCAGCGAGAGTGGATGTGGAGACCCAGGGTGTCTTCACCGCAGGAATGACCGTCACGAATTTTCGGTCGCCGAACCCCAACGCCATCGTGCCAACGGAGCTCGACGTCGATGGGTTCTGGGACATGGTTCTTGCCCACTATTCGGCGGCGGCCCAGGCGCACTGA
- a CDS encoding TetR/AcrR family transcriptional regulator: protein MQTERRTRLDPKERRAQLVALGVAFLAEHPVESLSIEYLSATAGVSRALLFHYFGSKTGMQREIVREARDSMLRATESGPGLDPQERIHATLSLIVDFVREHRGTFYSLVRGVASGAPEVREVIEEARAVQADRVIAAFIELGYADTPLLRAALRSWVAFTEDLLVRIAVETETPSSQIVTFLERSAQAVVSVVDDLASDSVQPRAPAPGVSG from the coding sequence ATGCAGACAGAGCGGCGCACCCGGCTAGATCCCAAAGAGCGCCGTGCGCAGCTCGTCGCGCTGGGCGTCGCATTCCTCGCCGAACACCCGGTGGAGTCCCTCAGTATCGAGTACCTCTCGGCGACAGCCGGGGTGTCTCGGGCGCTGCTATTTCACTATTTCGGCTCTAAGACGGGCATGCAGCGAGAGATCGTACGCGAGGCGCGAGACAGCATGCTGCGCGCCACCGAATCCGGCCCGGGGCTCGATCCGCAGGAGCGCATCCACGCAACGCTCTCCCTGATCGTCGACTTCGTCCGAGAGCACAGGGGCACGTTCTATTCGCTCGTGCGCGGCGTGGCCAGCGGCGCCCCGGAGGTGCGGGAGGTCATAGAGGAGGCAAGAGCCGTGCAGGCGGATCGTGTGATCGCGGCTTTCATCGAGCTGGGATATGCCGATACGCCGCTGCTGCGTGCGGCCTTGAGATCGTGGGTGGCTTTCACGGAGGATCTTCTCGTGCGCATCGCGGTCGAAACCGAAACGCCGTCGTCGCAGATCGTGACGTTTCTCGAGCGCAGTGCCCAGGCTGTCGTCTCAGTCGTCGACGATCTGGCTTCAGACTCGGTGCAGCCCCGAGCCCCAGCGCCTGGCGTGAGCGGCTAG
- a CDS encoding GPGG-motif small membrane protein — translation MAVILWILAVILVVSGIVALFRRQVLWGIVLIVVGLLVGPGGTSIFT, via the coding sequence ATGGCAGTAATCCTGTGGATTCTGGCCGTAATTCTCGTAGTTAGCGGTATCGTCGCGCTCTTCCGCCGACAGGTTCTGTGGGGCATCGTTCTCATCGTCGTCGGCCTACTGGTGGGTCCGGGCGGAACCAGCATATTCACTTGA
- a CDS encoding zinc-dependent alcohol dehydrogenase family protein translates to MKALVYEGPGQKSWKDVPDPKITHPTDVIVKIDTTTICGTDLHILKGDVPAVTPGRILGHEGVGTITEIGDAVTTLKVGDQVILSCVSACGKCSFCKQGVYSHCLGEEGASGIGWIFGHLIDGTQAEYVRVPYAENSVYPLPQGVNTQMGTLLSDILPTGHEIGVQYGAVKAGDVVAVVGAGPVGLASIATAGLYGPSRVIAIDLDSNRVEQAKKFGATDGVVSSAADWKEQVLALTDGLGVDVAIEAVGVPQTFEMCLDIVRPAGHVANVGVHGKSVDFDLQNLWISNIVISMGLVNTDTLGTLLKLVAQGKIPAEHFISHTFALGDIMEAYDVFGRAAETKALKVMLNA, encoded by the coding sequence ATGAAAGCGCTTGTGTACGAAGGCCCGGGTCAGAAGTCCTGGAAGGACGTGCCAGACCCGAAGATTACCCATCCGACCGACGTAATCGTCAAGATCGACACGACCACAATCTGTGGCACCGACCTCCACATTCTCAAGGGTGACGTCCCCGCGGTGACCCCGGGTCGAATCCTCGGGCACGAGGGTGTTGGCACCATTACTGAGATCGGCGATGCTGTCACGACCCTGAAGGTGGGCGATCAGGTGATTCTGTCCTGCGTCTCGGCGTGCGGAAAGTGCAGCTTCTGCAAGCAGGGCGTTTATTCGCACTGTCTAGGCGAAGAAGGCGCTTCGGGCATCGGCTGGATCTTCGGTCACCTCATTGACGGTACCCAGGCGGAGTATGTGCGGGTTCCCTATGCCGAGAACTCGGTCTATCCACTGCCGCAGGGGGTCAATACTCAGATGGGAACGCTGCTGTCGGACATCCTTCCCACGGGGCACGAGATCGGCGTGCAGTACGGCGCGGTCAAGGCAGGCGATGTTGTCGCCGTTGTCGGCGCCGGCCCGGTCGGTCTCGCTTCTATCGCCACCGCAGGGCTCTATGGGCCGTCGCGCGTCATCGCCATCGATCTCGACTCCAACCGTGTGGAGCAGGCCAAGAAGTTTGGCGCGACGGACGGGGTCGTGTCGAGTGCTGCTGACTGGAAGGAGCAGGTGCTCGCCCTGACGGACGGACTGGGAGTCGATGTCGCGATCGAGGCGGTGGGTGTTCCGCAGACATTTGAGATGTGCCTGGATATTGTGCGTCCGGCCGGTCACGTCGCCAACGTGGGAGTGCACGGCAAATCGGTGGACTTCGATCTTCAAAACCTGTGGATCTCGAACATCGTCATCAGCATGGGCCTCGTTAACACCGACACCCTAGGAACGCTGCTCAAGCTGGTCGCGCAGGGCAAGATTCCGGCCGAGCACTTCATCAGCCACACCTTTGCCCTCGGCGACATCATGGAGGCCTATGACGTCTTTGGACGGGCCGCAGAGACCAAGGCGCTCAAGGTAATGCTCAACGCTTAG
- a CDS encoding RidA family protein — MSTYSRQNISSGSAWEPVVGYSRAVRAGDFVFVSGTTSSSPDGAVGGADAAAQAREIFTRIGAALEQAGATFGDVVRTRVYLTSIADFDTVGAVHGEIFGEIRPSLVAVEVGALAAPDLLVEIELDAIIGAAPSAA; from the coding sequence GTGAGCACGTACTCCCGTCAGAATATTTCGTCCGGTTCCGCGTGGGAGCCCGTCGTGGGTTATTCGCGCGCCGTTCGCGCCGGTGACTTCGTGTTCGTCTCTGGCACCACCTCAAGTTCGCCCGATGGGGCCGTGGGCGGGGCGGATGCTGCGGCTCAGGCGCGTGAGATCTTCACCCGCATCGGCGCAGCCTTGGAGCAGGCCGGTGCCACCTTCGGCGACGTCGTCCGCACGCGGGTTTACCTCACGAGCATCGCCGACTTCGACACCGTCGGTGCCGTTCATGGCGAAATCTTTGGCGAGATCCGCCCCTCCCTCGTAGCGGTCGAGGTTGGTGCACTTGCCGCGCCCGACCTGCTTGTGGAGATCGAGCTCGACGCCATCATCGGTGCCGCGCCATCGGCCGCGTAG
- a CDS encoding cysteine desulfurase, whose amino-acid sequence MSNQRAASLSAEELARIRADFAVLDQQVNGHPLVYLDSGATSQKPRQVLDVEREYYERHNSAVHRGAHTLAALATEAFEDARATVARFVGARENEIVWTSNATEALNLLAYSFSNASLGRGGEASARFRLTEGDEIVVTEQEHHANLIPWQELAARTGATLRFIPVDDTGALALDDLESIITERAKIVAFTHVSNVLGSINPVDVLVARSRAVGAYVVLDACQSVPHMAIDFAALDVDFAAFSGHKMLAPTGIGVLYGRSELLDAMPPFLTGGSMITTVTMEKADYLPAPQRFEAGTQRVSQAIALAAAADYLSAIGMDRIESHEAALGARLAQGLAAIEGVRLLGPAAGTERVGIASFDIGGIHSHDVGQFLDDRGIAVRVGHHCAQPLHRRLGITSSTRASAYVYSTEAEVDVFLAGVADTITFFGPRS is encoded by the coding sequence GTGTCGAATCAGCGCGCAGCATCGCTGAGTGCCGAGGAACTCGCGCGCATTCGCGCCGACTTTGCCGTGCTTGATCAGCAGGTCAACGGGCATCCTCTGGTCTATCTCGACTCGGGCGCCACATCGCAGAAGCCCCGTCAGGTGCTCGATGTCGAGCGCGAGTATTACGAGCGACACAACTCGGCCGTGCATCGAGGCGCGCACACCCTGGCCGCTCTGGCGACCGAGGCGTTCGAGGATGCTCGCGCCACGGTTGCGAGATTCGTGGGTGCCCGCGAGAACGAGATCGTGTGGACGTCTAACGCCACCGAGGCGCTCAACCTCCTTGCCTATTCCTTCTCCAACGCGAGCCTCGGGCGGGGCGGAGAAGCGTCCGCCCGCTTCCGGCTCACCGAAGGTGACGAGATCGTGGTCACCGAGCAGGAGCATCATGCCAACCTCATCCCGTGGCAGGAACTCGCGGCCCGCACGGGAGCGACTCTCCGCTTCATTCCGGTTGACGACACCGGGGCTCTCGCACTGGACGACCTCGAATCGATCATCACCGAGCGGGCCAAGATCGTTGCATTCACGCACGTCTCCAACGTGCTCGGCAGCATTAATCCCGTCGATGTCCTTGTCGCCCGTTCCCGAGCTGTCGGGGCCTACGTCGTGCTGGACGCGTGCCAATCGGTGCCGCACATGGCGATCGACTTCGCCGCGCTCGATGTCGACTTCGCCGCATTCTCCGGCCACAAGATGCTCGCGCCAACCGGCATCGGCGTTCTCTACGGTCGTTCTGAACTGCTGGATGCCATGCCGCCGTTTCTAACGGGCGGGTCGATGATCACCACCGTCACAATGGAGAAGGCTGACTACCTCCCCGCCCCCCAGCGCTTCGAAGCAGGTACGCAGCGGGTTTCGCAGGCGATCGCTCTCGCCGCAGCCGCCGACTATCTTTCGGCAATCGGCATGGATCGCATCGAGTCGCACGAAGCTGCCCTCGGGGCTCGCCTAGCTCAGGGTCTCGCTGCCATCGAGGGAGTTCGCCTTCTGGGCCCGGCTGCGGGAACCGAGCGGGTGGGCATTGCCAGCTTCGACATCGGCGGCATCCATTCGCACGACGTCGGGCAGTTTCTCGACGACAGGGGCATTGCGGTGCGCGTCGGCCACCACTGCGCCCAGCCGTTGCACCGTCGGCTGGGAATCACGTCGTCGACCAGGGCAAGCGCCTACGTCTATTCGACCGAGGCCGAGGTCGATGTTTTTCTTGCTGGCGTCGCCGACACCATTACGTTTTTTGGACCACGCTCATGA
- the sufU gene encoding Fe-S cluster assembly sulfur transfer protein SufU gives MSSSELQSLYQEIILDHSRAPIGFGLAGGAAGSSHQLNPTCGDEITLEVHLDDAGAATLRWEGHGCAISQASASLLTEMVGEGMPVDVLAERIDEFRTAMRSRGAIEPSEEVFGDAAALSGVSRYIARVKCAMLAWVAAEDALRQATSAQSS, from the coding sequence ATGAGCTCATCAGAATTGCAAAGTCTCTACCAGGAGATCATCCTCGATCATTCTCGGGCGCCCATTGGCTTCGGATTGGCGGGAGGCGCTGCGGGCAGCTCGCACCAGCTGAATCCCACGTGCGGTGATGAGATCACCCTCGAGGTTCACCTCGACGATGCGGGCGCGGCAACACTCCGCTGGGAGGGCCACGGCTGCGCCATCTCGCAGGCTTCGGCCTCGCTGCTCACCGAGATGGTCGGAGAGGGAATGCCCGTCGACGTGCTTGCCGAGCGCATCGACGAGTTCCGCACGGCGATGCGGTCGCGGGGAGCGATTGAGCCGAGCGAAGAGGTCTTTGGCGATGCCGCAGCGCTCAGCGGAGTCTCGCGCTACATCGCCAGGGTCAAATGCGCGATGCTCGCGTGGGTGGCTGCGGAGGACGCGCTCCGTCAGGCGACAAGCGCTCAGTCTTCCTAA
- a CDS encoding NADP-dependent oxidoreductase, with protein MSTSAPATSTQIHLAERPVGWPTDATFRRVSAELPPLSPGEVRVANEFVSVDPYMRGRMDDVPSYVPPYRLDEVMEGGAVGRVIESASDALGVGDVVLHSQGWRDIAQGAASDFRAVAEIPGVSPSVYLGMLGMPGFTAWVGLTQIAHLAPGDVVFVSGAAGAVGSAVGQIARLKGASRVIGSAGSHDKVQMLRERYGFDAAFNYHEGPVRHRLREAAPEGIDVYFDNVGGEHLEAALGALRDRGRAAICGMISQYNATEAPTGPRNMANIIRRSLTLQGFTVNHYSRLFGEFAADMTPWITSGDVVFDETVVDGIENAPEAFLAMMRGSNTGKMVVRI; from the coding sequence GTGAGCACGTCCGCGCCCGCCACCAGCACCCAGATTCACCTCGCGGAGAGGCCGGTGGGATGGCCAACCGATGCCACGTTCCGGAGGGTGTCAGCCGAACTCCCGCCGCTTAGCCCCGGCGAGGTGAGGGTCGCTAACGAGTTCGTCTCCGTTGATCCCTATATGCGGGGGCGCATGGACGATGTGCCCTCCTATGTCCCTCCCTACCGTCTCGACGAGGTTATGGAAGGCGGTGCTGTGGGGCGAGTCATCGAATCCGCTTCCGACGCTCTGGGAGTCGGGGATGTGGTCCTGCATTCGCAGGGCTGGCGCGACATCGCCCAGGGCGCAGCCTCCGACTTCAGGGCCGTCGCCGAGATTCCCGGGGTTTCGCCCTCCGTCTATTTGGGCATGCTCGGCATGCCGGGTTTCACCGCGTGGGTGGGCCTCACGCAGATCGCTCATCTCGCGCCCGGCGACGTCGTCTTCGTTTCGGGCGCAGCCGGGGCCGTCGGTAGCGCTGTGGGTCAGATCGCCCGGCTCAAGGGTGCCTCGCGAGTCATCGGTTCCGCAGGGTCGCACGACAAGGTGCAGATGCTGCGCGAACGCTACGGATTCGACGCTGCGTTCAACTATCACGAGGGACCCGTGCGGCATCGCCTGCGCGAGGCGGCGCCCGAAGGCATCGACGTCTACTTCGACAACGTCGGAGGTGAGCACCTTGAGGCGGCCCTCGGCGCGTTGAGGGACCGAGGTCGGGCGGCAATCTGCGGCATGATCTCCCAGTACAACGCCACTGAGGCTCCCACGGGCCCCCGCAACATGGCCAACATCATCCGCCGCAGCCTCACGCTGCAGGGGTTCACGGTCAACCACTACTCGCGTCTATTTGGGGAGTTTGCCGCTGACATGACGCCCTGGATCACCTCCGGGGATGTCGTCTTTGATGAGACCGTCGTTGACGGTATTGAGAACGCACCCGAGGCGTTCCTGGCCATGATGCGGGGCAGCAATACGGGCAAGATGGTGGTGCGCATCTAG
- a CDS encoding ECF transporter S component, with the protein MTTTDAHTMPRTRPTLRWRVVDIVVASVLGVASGLLFLVWNVAYEPLSVPLKAALPGLQALAGGGWLFAGVLTGLIIRKPGAALYGSLLAAAVSALVGNAWGPLTLVSGLVQGLGAEIIFAIFLYSNWRLYVSVLAGMGAGLAMAINDLVYWYPGAAALFSTVYTVSALISGAVLAGVLPWLAARGLARTGALSRFASGREATTGSTRRRS; encoded by the coding sequence ATGACAACGACCGACGCTCACACCATGCCCCGCACGAGGCCGACACTGCGCTGGAGGGTCGTCGACATTGTCGTCGCCAGCGTGCTCGGCGTCGCATCCGGCCTGCTGTTCCTCGTATGGAATGTCGCCTACGAACCCTTGAGCGTGCCGCTCAAAGCGGCTCTTCCGGGCCTGCAGGCCCTCGCGGGAGGCGGGTGGCTCTTTGCCGGGGTGCTCACGGGCTTGATCATTCGCAAACCGGGGGCAGCGCTCTATGGCTCCCTGCTTGCTGCGGCGGTTTCTGCACTCGTTGGCAACGCGTGGGGGCCGCTCACGCTGGTCTCCGGGCTCGTCCAGGGCCTTGGTGCTGAAATCATCTTCGCGATATTTCTTTATTCGAACTGGCGACTGTATGTGTCGGTTCTTGCGGGCATGGGTGCGGGCCTGGCGATGGCGATCAATGATCTGGTGTACTGGTACCCGGGCGCTGCGGCGCTGTTCTCGACCGTGTACACCGTCTCTGCTCTGATCTCGGGCGCGGTGCTTGCCGGAGTTCTGCCGTGGTTGGCCGCGAGAGGGCTCGCGCGCACGGGCGCTCTCAGCCGGTTTGCTTCGGGCCGCGAAGCAACGACGGGCTCGACGAGGCGGCGTTCATGA